A portion of the Roseovarius sp. SCSIO 43702 genome contains these proteins:
- a CDS encoding Hsp20/alpha crystallin family protein, which translates to MANEVKKTSGDVARTDDRQNDQTGPTFRPATDIFEKDDVVTLAIDMPGVDPGSVDVSVENRSLTVRGTIDAPAPEGYRRIYAEYGPGTFERAFSLPDTIDADGIEANHKNGVLTLTLKKSEAAKPKQIKVKAA; encoded by the coding sequence ATGGCAAACGAAGTGAAGAAAACCAGCGGCGACGTCGCCCGCACCGATGACCGGCAGAACGATCAGACCGGCCCGACCTTCCGTCCGGCCACCGACATCTTCGAGAAGGATGACGTGGTGACGCTTGCTATCGACATGCCGGGCGTCGATCCGGGCAGCGTCGATGTTTCGGTCGAGAACCGCTCGCTGACCGTGCGCGGCACGATCGACGCGCCCGCACCCGAAGGATATCGGCGCATCTATGCCGAATACGGTCCCGGTACGTTCGAGCGGGCGTTCAGCCTGCCCGACACCATCGACGCGGATGGCATCGAGGCCAATCACAAGAACGGCGTGCTGACGCTGACCCTCAAGAAAAGCGAAGCCGCCAAACCCAAGCAGATCAAGGTCAAGGCCGCGTGA
- a CDS encoding Hsp20/alpha crystallin family protein, giving the protein MAFSDLIPWGRDRNQVSDRRRDDDNPMVSLQRDLNRVFEDFWGRFDSPFGSMSTGPRTDISETDDAMQVAVDLPGLDEKDIEVNVTDDMLTIRGEREEKSDKDGFTSQSRRSFHRMIPVPPGVDADKAEAEFKRGVLTVTLPKTEEAKARVKRIDVKSG; this is encoded by the coding sequence ATGGCATTCAGTGATCTCATCCCCTGGGGCCGGGACCGGAACCAGGTCTCCGACCGGCGCCGTGACGACGACAACCCGATGGTCTCGCTTCAACGCGACCTCAACCGCGTGTTCGAGGATTTCTGGGGCCGCTTCGACAGCCCCTTCGGCAGCATGAGCACCGGCCCGCGCACCGACATCTCGGAGACCGACGATGCGATGCAGGTCGCGGTCGATCTGCCCGGCCTCGACGAGAAGGACATCGAAGTCAACGTCACCGACGACATGCTGACCATCCGCGGCGAGCGCGAGGAGAAATCCGACAAGGACGGCTTCACGTCGCAATCGCGGCGCAGCTTCCACCGGATGATCCCGGTGCCGCCCGGCGTCGATGCGGACAAGGCCGAGGCCGAGTTCAAGCGCGGCGTGCTGACCGTGACGCTGCCCAAGACAGAAGAGGCCAAGGCCCGCGTCAAGCGCATCGACGTGAAATCCGGCTGA
- a CDS encoding ATP-dependent Clp protease ATP-binding subunit: protein MANGICDICKRRPATFRAQVSVNGERQVMELCDEDYRKLARQQRRASSPLESLFGGGSLFDEFFGDSPLGGMGRRPGGDAGETTRIPVTSGSRRGRGGTSIADRLSEQGNKLLQEAAQKAGELGRAEVDTEHLLFALCHSDVVKTLLEQVKIDVDDLRRQIDKEAPRGEASGEGEIGVSPRLKDALNRAFVASNELGHSYVGPEHLLIGLAEEGEGLAADILRKLGLTPQALRQQVTRVVGHGAEEGRVESPSNTPDLDEFSRDLTKLARDGKLDPVIGRAREIETTIEVLARRKKNNPVLIGEPGVGKTAIIEGLAQRIVAGEVPEALRDKRLVELNINSMVAGSKYRGEFEERIQKVLKEIEANKDDLVLFIDELHTIMGAGQGGGEGGLDVANTFKPALARGELNLIGATTLNEYQKHIEKDAALERRFQPVYVEEPSVAQTIMILRGLRDTLESHHKVTITDEAIVAAAELSDRYVTGRFMPDKAIDLIDQAAARVKISATARPVDVQELEAEVKQIQREQDYAAARKQFDRAGELKQELEEKQGQLDALLETWKRDRASASAEVRTDHIAQIVSKLTGIPVTDLTTEEREKLLKLEDELHERVIGQDEAINSVADAVRLARAGLREGSAPTATFLFLGPTGVGKTELAKALAETVYGDEDAMIRIDMSEYGERHAVARLVGAPPGYVGYDEGGQLTERVRRRPYSVVLLDEIEKAHADVYNILLQVFDDGRLTDGKGRVVDFTNTIIIATSNLGSDIIQRNLKKRGTKEFDEAKQRGELMEVLRGHFRPEFINRIDEIIVFHSLNRSEIRRIVGLQLDRVARTALTQGVELEFEDSVTDHFAAVGFQPEYGARELRRLIRSELETELARAMLGGSVEDGDRVRVAWSADDQKITFEKLETEAPTEADDTSQEPKRDEDESGADEAGSDAPDDAEAKDEEE, encoded by the coding sequence ATGGCAAACGGTATCTGTGACATCTGCAAGCGCCGCCCGGCGACCTTCCGGGCGCAGGTCTCGGTCAATGGAGAGCGCCAGGTCATGGAGCTTTGCGACGAGGACTACCGCAAGCTGGCGCGTCAGCAGCGGCGGGCAAGCTCCCCGCTGGAATCGCTTTTCGGCGGCGGGTCGCTCTTTGACGAGTTCTTCGGCGACAGCCCCCTTGGTGGCATGGGCCGCCGCCCGGGCGGCGACGCGGGCGAGACCACCCGCATTCCCGTCACCAGCGGTAGCCGCCGCGGGCGTGGCGGCACCAGCATCGCCGACCGCCTAAGCGAACAGGGCAACAAGCTCCTGCAGGAGGCCGCGCAGAAGGCGGGCGAGTTGGGCCGCGCCGAGGTGGATACCGAACATCTGCTGTTCGCGCTTTGTCACAGCGACGTGGTCAAGACGCTGCTGGAGCAGGTCAAGATCGACGTGGACGACCTGCGCCGCCAGATCGACAAAGAAGCACCGCGCGGCGAGGCGTCGGGCGAGGGCGAGATCGGTGTCAGCCCGCGTCTGAAGGACGCGCTCAACCGCGCCTTCGTCGCCTCGAACGAGCTGGGTCATTCCTACGTGGGCCCCGAACACCTGCTGATCGGCCTCGCCGAGGAAGGTGAGGGCCTGGCCGCCGACATCCTGCGCAAGCTGGGCTTGACGCCGCAAGCGCTGCGCCAGCAGGTGACCCGCGTCGTCGGCCACGGCGCCGAGGAAGGCCGCGTGGAAAGCCCTTCGAACACGCCGGATCTCGACGAATTCTCGCGCGATCTGACCAAGCTCGCACGCGACGGCAAGCTCGATCCGGTGATCGGCCGGGCGCGCGAGATCGAGACCACGATCGAGGTGCTGGCCCGGCGCAAGAAGAACAACCCGGTGCTGATCGGCGAGCCGGGCGTCGGCAAGACCGCGATCATCGAGGGGCTGGCGCAGCGCATCGTCGCGGGCGAGGTGCCGGAAGCCTTGCGCGACAAGCGGCTGGTGGAGCTGAACATCAACTCCATGGTCGCCGGCTCCAAGTATCGCGGCGAGTTCGAGGAGCGCATCCAGAAGGTGTTGAAGGAGATCGAGGCCAACAAGGACGACCTCGTTCTCTTCATCGACGAGTTGCACACCATCATGGGCGCGGGCCAGGGCGGCGGCGAAGGCGGGCTCGATGTGGCCAACACCTTCAAGCCGGCTCTGGCGCGGGGCGAGCTGAACCTGATCGGCGCGACCACGCTCAACGAATACCAGAAGCATATCGAGAAGGATGCCGCTCTCGAACGGCGGTTCCAGCCGGTCTATGTCGAGGAACCGAGCGTGGCGCAGACTATCATGATCCTGCGCGGCCTGCGCGACACGCTCGAATCGCACCACAAGGTCACGATCACCGACGAGGCCATCGTGGCCGCGGCGGAACTCAGCGACCGCTACGTCACGGGCCGCTTCATGCCTGACAAGGCCATCGACCTGATCGATCAGGCCGCCGCGCGGGTCAAGATTTCCGCCACCGCGCGGCCCGTCGACGTGCAGGAACTGGAAGCCGAGGTGAAGCAGATCCAGCGCGAGCAGGATTACGCCGCCGCGCGCAAGCAATTCGATCGCGCCGGCGAGTTGAAGCAGGAGCTCGAGGAGAAGCAGGGCCAGCTCGACGCGCTGCTCGAGACCTGGAAGCGCGACCGTGCCTCGGCCAGCGCCGAGGTCCGCACCGATCACATCGCGCAGATTGTCTCGAAGCTGACCGGCATCCCCGTGACCGATCTGACCACCGAGGAACGCGAGAAGCTGCTCAAGCTCGAGGACGAGCTGCACGAGCGCGTCATCGGCCAGGACGAGGCGATCAACTCGGTGGCCGACGCGGTGCGGCTGGCCCGCGCGGGCCTGCGCGAAGGCTCTGCCCCCACGGCGACCTTCCTGTTCCTCGGCCCCACCGGGGTCGGCAAGACGGAACTGGCCAAGGCGCTGGCTGAAACCGTGTATGGCGACGAGGACGCGATGATCCGCATCGACATGTCGGAATACGGCGAACGCCACGCCGTCGCGCGGCTGGTGGGCGCGCCGCCGGGCTATGTCGGCTATGACGAGGGCGGGCAACTGACCGAACGGGTGCGGCGCCGACCCTATTCGGTGGTGCTGCTGGACGAGATCGAGAAGGCGCATGCGGATGTCTACAACATCCTCTTGCAGGTCTTCGACGATGGCCGCCTGACCGACGGCAAGGGGCGCGTGGTGGATTTCACCAACACGATCATCATCGCCACCTCGAACCTCGGGTCGGACATCATCCAGCGCAACCTCAAGAAGCGCGGGACCAAGGAGTTCGACGAGGCCAAGCAGCGCGGTGAACTGATGGAGGTGTTGCGCGGTCATTTCCGGCCCGAGTTCATCAACCGGATCGACGAGATCATCGTGTTCCATTCGCTCAACCGCTCGGAAATCCGGCGGATCGTGGGCCTGCAACTGGACCGTGTGGCGCGCACCGCGCTGACGCAGGGCGTGGAACTGGAGTTCGAAGACTCCGTCACCGATCATTTCGCCGCCGTGGGCTTCCAGCCCGAATACGGCGCTCGCGAATTGCGGCGCCTGATCCGGTCGGAACTGGAAACCGAGCTGGCCCGCGCCATGCTGGGCGGTTCGGTCGAGGATGGCGACCGCGTGCGCGTCGCTTGGTCGGCGGACGATCAGAAGATCACCTTCGAGAAGCTCGAGACGGAAGCTCCGACAGAGGCCGACGATACATCCCAAGAGCCGAAGCGCGACGAGGACGAGAGCGGCGCGGACGAGGCCGGATCGGATGCGCCGGACGACGCCGAGGCGAAAGATGAGGAAGAGTGA
- a CDS encoding HdeD family acid-resistance protein — protein sequence MTDVTNKVAGFCSLSKNWWAFVLRGILALIIAGLAWFLPAESVLALTLVFGAFAFADGVFGLIAAVRQMREGERWGWLSVSGVLGILTGIVVLVMPFLASFVLAVFLWASIAFWSIFSGALEIATAIRLRKEIDDEVWLGLGGLLSVVLGALVLWFLFTSPATGLLALGWLLALYAAIFGVTMILLGLKLRRANGDEPDAGQPEAS from the coding sequence ATGACCGATGTTACGAACAAGGTGGCGGGCTTCTGCTCGCTCAGCAAGAACTGGTGGGCCTTCGTCCTCAGGGGCATTCTGGCCCTCATCATCGCCGGACTGGCCTGGTTCCTGCCGGCCGAATCCGTGCTTGCCCTGACGCTCGTCTTCGGCGCCTTCGCCTTTGCCGATGGCGTGTTCGGGCTGATCGCGGCGGTGCGGCAGATGCGCGAGGGCGAACGCTGGGGCTGGCTATCGGTCAGCGGCGTGCTGGGCATCCTGACCGGCATCGTGGTGCTGGTCATGCCGTTCCTCGCGAGCTTCGTGCTCGCGGTGTTCCTGTGGGCCAGCATCGCCTTCTGGTCGATCTTCTCCGGCGCCCTCGAGATCGCCACCGCGATCCGGCTCCGCAAGGAGATCGACGACGAGGTCTGGCTCGGGCTTGGCGGCCTGTTGTCCGTCGTGCTGGGTGCGCTGGTCCTGTGGTTCCTCTTCACCAGCCCGGCCACCGGCCTGCTTGCCCTTGGCTGGCTCCTGGCCCTCTACGCCGCGATTTTCGGCGTGACGATGATCCTTCTCGGGCTGAAACTCCGGCGCGCGAACGGTGACGAACCGGACGCCGGGCAGCCCGAGGCAAGCTGA
- a CDS encoding NADH dehydrogenase ubiquinone Fe-S protein 4 produces the protein MFDRRGHNRPPFRPRIPGTDLRAADVPVAIIYRPARDPMQSGPRPRHWILEFEPAAPASVEPLMGWTATRDPYRPIRLSFPDCQSAIDYAERNDWDYIVRDRTETATRRRPEPIFARDIRLENAPVPAPAARKDDTIPDEVDPVILASLESFPASDPPAWIGATLGGRDTPPAGE, from the coding sequence ATGTTCGACAGACGTGGACATAACCGGCCCCCGTTCCGGCCCAGAATTCCGGGCACCGATCTGCGCGCGGCTGACGTGCCGGTCGCGATCATCTACCGGCCCGCGCGCGATCCGATGCAATCGGGGCCGCGCCCCCGCCACTGGATACTGGAGTTCGAGCCAGCCGCGCCCGCGTCGGTGGAGCCTCTCATGGGTTGGACAGCGACGCGTGACCCCTACCGACCGATCCGCCTCAGCTTTCCCGATTGTCAAAGCGCAATCGACTATGCCGAGCGGAACGATTGGGACTACATCGTCCGCGACCGCACGGAGACCGCGACGCGCAGGCGGCCTGAACCGATCTTCGCGCGCGATATTCGCCTCGAGAATGCTCCCGTCCCCGCCCCCGCGGCGCGGAAGGACGACACCATCCCGGACGAGGTCGACCCCGTGATCCTCGCATCGCTCGAGTCGTTCCCCGCCTCGGATCCGCCGGCATGGATCGGCGCGACACTGGGCGGTCGCGATACTCCCCCCGCGGGGGAATAA
- a CDS encoding HdeD family acid-resistance protein: protein MMKNSMTRMLVGVLSVIAGILAVLNPLSASIAATTLAGWALLIVGLLQGYSAWQSTGVKVRIGTGLGAAAALVMGLLLLFGSFAEGSLLRNLLGLLLLFSGAAKLWFARPLRHDPLFPVVIGAGVVSLLLGAVVFTGIPAFLAANLGRVLGIELIANGAALVVMSMAQRGSATTR from the coding sequence ATGATGAAGAATTCGATGACACGGATGCTGGTCGGCGTGCTGTCAGTGATCGCTGGCATCCTGGCGGTGCTCAACCCGCTCTCGGCCTCGATCGCCGCCACGACCCTTGCCGGCTGGGCGCTTCTGATCGTCGGGCTGTTGCAGGGCTATTCCGCGTGGCAGTCGACCGGGGTCAAGGTCAGGATCGGCACCGGCCTCGGGGCGGCGGCTGCGCTCGTCATGGGGCTGCTGCTGCTTTTCGGATCCTTTGCGGAAGGATCGTTGCTGCGCAATCTGCTGGGGCTCCTGCTGTTGTTCTCGGGGGCGGCAAAGCTCTGGTTCGCGAGGCCGCTGCGCCACGATCCGCTGTTTCCGGTCGTCATCGGGGCCGGAGTGGTCTCGCTGCTTCTGGGCGCCGTGGTCTTCACGGGCATCCCGGCCTTCCTCGCGGCCAACCTGGGGCGGGTGCTGGGGATCGAACTGATCGCCAACGGGGCGGCGCTGGTTGTCATGTCGATGGCGCAGCGCGGCAGCGCCACCACCCGCTGA
- a CDS encoding NAD(P)/FAD-dependent oxidoreductase: MSAARLRTHSIVIVGGGAGGLELATALARGQGRDVLLVDRHACHVWKPRLHEVAAGHGPGQVDEISYATLAEQWGFAFRQGELLDVLPDARMVRLAPVCDEDGHEIAPAESIGFQALVLAVGGVTPDLGVEGVAEHAFRLDDLVDAGRIFKTLSRGLLARVARGDSAAFDVVIAGSGATGVELASHLVEGHQCNTVAPRRDLPEVRVTMLEAMDGIMPGMADDVRANIRQRLEGQGVRIVTAAQVSRVTPGAVETEDGATHASDLTVWTTGTVGPEIASRIGALPTNDKRQWLVRRSLQSKASEAVFALGDCAVIEESPAPPTAQAASEQAAHLSRTIPAWLGGAAPEPFEYRNRGTVLSLAEGGSVAKFKTGFSDDLMINGRLARAAYRGLYRQHQFRILGPVKGTEHMIADVFEKAVSPRLKVFG; this comes from the coding sequence ATGAGCGCGGCGCGTCTGAGAACCCATTCGATCGTGATTGTCGGGGGCGGCGCCGGGGGGCTCGAGCTTGCCACGGCATTGGCGCGGGGGCAGGGGCGGGACGTCCTGCTGGTGGATCGTCACGCCTGCCATGTCTGGAAGCCGCGTCTGCACGAGGTGGCCGCGGGACACGGACCGGGCCAGGTCGACGAGATTTCCTACGCCACGCTCGCCGAACAATGGGGGTTCGCCTTCCGCCAGGGTGAGCTCCTCGACGTGCTGCCCGACGCCCGGATGGTCCGCCTCGCGCCCGTCTGCGACGAGGATGGCCACGAGATCGCGCCGGCGGAATCGATCGGGTTCCAGGCGCTCGTGCTGGCAGTGGGTGGCGTGACGCCCGATCTCGGGGTCGAGGGCGTGGCCGAGCACGCGTTCCGGCTCGATGATCTTGTCGATGCGGGGCGGATTTTCAAGACGCTTTCGCGCGGGCTGCTGGCGCGCGTGGCGCGTGGTGATAGTGCGGCTTTCGACGTGGTGATCGCCGGGTCGGGAGCGACGGGGGTGGAGCTTGCCTCGCACCTGGTCGAGGGGCATCAATGCAACACCGTCGCGCCGCGCCGGGATCTGCCCGAAGTGCGCGTGACCATGCTCGAGGCGATGGACGGTATCATGCCGGGAATGGCCGATGACGTGCGCGCGAACATCCGTCAGCGGCTGGAAGGGCAGGGGGTGCGGATCGTGACGGCCGCGCAGGTGAGCCGGGTGACGCCCGGAGCGGTAGAGACCGAGGACGGCGCGACGCACGCCTCGGACCTCACGGTGTGGACCACCGGCACGGTGGGACCGGAGATCGCGAGCCGGATCGGGGCGCTGCCCACGAATGACAAACGGCAATGGCTCGTCCGTCGGAGCCTTCAGAGCAAGGCGTCCGAGGCGGTGTTCGCCCTGGGCGATTGCGCGGTGATCGAGGAGAGCCCCGCACCGCCGACTGCGCAGGCCGCGAGCGAACAGGCTGCCCACCTGTCGCGCACGATCCCGGCCTGGCTGGGCGGTGCGGCGCCGGAGCCGTTCGAGTATCGCAACAGGGGCACGGTTTTGTCTTTGGCCGAAGGGGGGAGCGTGGCGAAGTTCAAGACGGGGTTCAGTGATGACCTGATGATCAACGGGCGGCTGGCACGCGCGGCCTACAGGGGGCTTTACCGGCAGCACCAGTTCCGCATCCTGGGGCCGGTCAAGGGAACGGAGCACATGATCGCGGACGTGTTCGAAAAGGCCGTTTCGCCCCGCCTGAAGGTTTTCGGCTGA
- a CDS encoding ABC transporter substrate-binding protein, whose translation MKDEKINELRARFMAGGMSRRSFMRSLLATGMAAATATGIADRAHAAAPKRGGTFRLGKGHGQTTDTMNPGTAENGYMVNLLQTFHGYMTEVGRDGSLEPGLAEGWEASDDGATWVFDLREGATFHNGKDVLPEDVIASINHHRGEDSTSAAKPLLAALTDIRADGDRRVVFELESGNADFPFTLSDYHIPIGMSEDGAVDWTTGIGAGAYKLDNFEPGVRADLSRNENHWDLGNRAFFDSAELLSVTDTNARTTGLQTGDFDAIDRLDLKTVERIRQAQGVNVHSVPGTQHYTFEMMVTKDPFTDRDLRLALKYAINRQELVDKILFGYGVVGNDHPIGQGQRFFNKEMPQREYDPDKARHHLKKAGYDSVDIELLASDAAFAGAVDAATLYQNSAKGTGLNILPVRVPNDGYWTDTWNVKPFVAVYWSGRPVEDLMFATAYKSGVPWNGTRWSNERFDELLVKARAELDTEKRREMYYEMQEILSDDGGLIAPMFASYVFGTRDRVGLPESFASNWDMDGERCIERWWFT comes from the coding sequence ATGAAAGATGAGAAGATCAACGAGCTGCGCGCGCGCTTCATGGCGGGCGGGATGAGCCGTCGGAGCTTCATGCGGTCGCTCTTGGCGACGGGCATGGCGGCGGCGACCGCGACGGGCATCGCGGACCGCGCCCATGCGGCCGCACCCAAGCGCGGCGGCACGTTTCGCCTGGGCAAGGGGCACGGTCAGACGACCGACACGATGAACCCCGGCACCGCCGAGAACGGCTACATGGTGAACCTTCTGCAGACCTTCCACGGCTACATGACCGAGGTGGGCCGCGACGGGAGCCTCGAGCCGGGGCTCGCCGAAGGCTGGGAAGCCTCGGACGACGGCGCGACGTGGGTTTTCGATCTGCGGGAGGGTGCGACCTTTCACAATGGCAAGGACGTGTTGCCCGAGGACGTGATTGCCTCGATCAACCATCACCGGGGTGAGGATTCAACCTCGGCGGCGAAGCCGCTGCTGGCCGCGCTCACCGACATCCGCGCCGATGGCGACCGCCGGGTGGTCTTCGAGCTTGAAAGCGGGAACGCTGATTTCCCCTTCACGCTCAGCGACTATCACATTCCCATCGGCATGTCCGAGGATGGCGCGGTGGACTGGACCACCGGGATCGGGGCCGGGGCCTACAAGCTCGACAATTTCGAACCAGGCGTGCGCGCCGACCTGTCGCGCAACGAGAACCACTGGGATCTCGGGAATCGCGCCTTCTTCGACTCGGCCGAGCTTCTTTCGGTCACCGACACCAACGCGCGCACGACGGGGCTTCAGACGGGCGATTTCGATGCCATCGACAGGCTCGACCTCAAGACCGTGGAGCGGATCAGGCAGGCGCAGGGCGTCAATGTCCACTCGGTGCCGGGCACGCAGCATTACACGTTCGAGATGATGGTCACGAAGGATCCCTTCACGGATCGCGACCTGCGGCTTGCGCTGAAATACGCGATCAACCGGCAGGAACTCGTGGACAAGATCCTCTTCGGCTACGGCGTCGTGGGCAATGACCACCCGATCGGGCAGGGTCAGCGGTTCTTCAACAAGGAGATGCCGCAGCGCGAATACGATCCCGACAAGGCGCGGCATCATCTGAAGAAAGCCGGTTATGACAGCGTGGACATCGAGCTTCTCGCCTCGGACGCGGCGTTCGCCGGGGCGGTGGATGCCGCCACGCTCTACCAGAACTCCGCGAAGGGCACCGGCCTCAACATCCTGCCCGTCAGGGTGCCCAACGATGGCTACTGGACCGATACATGGAACGTGAAGCCATTCGTCGCCGTCTACTGGAGCGGGCGGCCGGTCGAGGACCTGATGTTCGCCACCGCCTACAAGAGCGGTGTTCCGTGGAACGGGACCCGGTGGTCGAACGAACGGTTCGACGAATTGCTCGTCAAGGCGCGGGCCGAGCTCGACACCGAGAAGCGGCGTGAAATGTATTACGAGATGCAGGAGATCCTGAGCGACGATGGCGGTCTCATCGCGCCGATGTTTGCCTCCTATGTCTTCGGGACGCGCGACCGGGTGGGTCTGCCCGAAAGCTTCGCGTCGAACTGGGACATGGACGGTGAGCGCTGCATCGAGCGGTGGTGGTTCACCTAG
- a CDS encoding dimethylarginine dimethylaminohydrolase family protein has protein sequence MPKDKTISADTPLRARKEEGGTAPLADWGIDSEYGLLRDVLLGPVETFGHMDNVAFSSIYRETAQTGRAWDHQAAVRQYREMCDAYEEAGVRIHTLPADEHLRYGVYARDSSFMTPWGAVITQMANPRRRGEYSAALRFYLGAGIPVYDMVSAGNFEGGDFHIIEPGAVLIGYTGLRCEEVSARQIGAWVEREGWEVHYAYIDPYYVHIDLMVCMIAPKCAAVCLETTPDHVTDWLRSKGVEIIPVGFRDTMALGCNVMSLGNDRVLAPAASTDLIAKLRTNGFRVYDPEMDMFTMMGGGIHCMAQSLRRDAG, from the coding sequence ATGCCGAAGGACAAGACCATTTCCGCAGATACGCCGCTCCGCGCCCGCAAGGAGGAAGGTGGCACCGCGCCGCTGGCCGACTGGGGCATCGACAGCGAATACGGTCTTCTTCGCGATGTGCTTCTGGGCCCGGTGGAGACCTTCGGACACATGGACAACGTGGCCTTCAGCTCAATCTATCGCGAAACGGCGCAGACGGGGCGCGCGTGGGATCACCAGGCCGCCGTCCGGCAGTATCGCGAGATGTGCGACGCCTACGAGGAGGCGGGCGTTCGGATCCATACGCTGCCGGCGGACGAGCATCTGCGCTACGGCGTCTATGCGCGCGACTCGAGCTTCATGACGCCCTGGGGCGCGGTCATCACGCAGATGGCGAACCCACGGCGGCGCGGCGAGTATTCGGCGGCGCTCCGCTTCTATCTCGGCGCTGGCATCCCGGTCTACGACATGGTGAGCGCCGGGAATTTCGAAGGTGGAGATTTCCACATCATCGAGCCGGGCGCGGTGCTGATCGGCTATACCGGCCTGCGCTGCGAGGAAGTCTCGGCCCGCCAGATCGGCGCCTGGGTCGAGCGCGAGGGGTGGGAGGTGCATTACGCCTACATCGATCCCTACTACGTCCATATCGACCTGATGGTCTGCATGATCGCACCGAAATGTGCTGCAGTCTGCCTTGAGACGACGCCTGATCATGTGACGGACTGGCTGCGCTCCAAGGGGGTCGAGATCATCCCCGTGGGATTCCGCGACACGATGGCGCTTGGCTGCAACGTGATGTCGCTCGGCAATGACCGGGTGCTGGCTCCGGCGGCGAGCACGGACCTGATCGCGAAGCTTCGGACCAACGGGTTCAGGGTCTACGACCCCGAGATGGACATGTTCACGATGATGGGCGGCGGCATTCACTGCATGGCGCAATCGCTGCGCCGTGACGCGGGGTAG
- a CDS encoding LysR substrate-binding domain-containing protein, giving the protein MMKIGDTWVSLNALQSFEAAARHQHMARAAEELGVTQSAVSHQVRALETALALPLFDRRGRRIILNPSGERLLRAIQSGFDEIATTALSLTADAFSGTLSIAVPVSLTVEWLGPKLAEFLKRFPNLSLRCSYTERTMTVLPSEIDLAIVFAAHSFPGHRVTPFIRTEIFPVCAPDLARDALPLDPAILRRATIIHEDDGALWSRWFASRGLEQVRPARDIHAGSYHDAVALAREGVGFALSDWFLGGRALGSGGLVQAFGPDVMDYHGYYIITRGAQEPDSAASALAAWLTRAAAQETLATKG; this is encoded by the coding sequence ATGATGAAGATCGGCGACACCTGGGTTTCGCTCAACGCTCTTCAGTCGTTCGAGGCGGCAGCCCGGCACCAGCACATGGCCCGCGCCGCTGAAGAGCTGGGTGTCACGCAAAGCGCGGTCAGCCATCAGGTCCGCGCGCTCGAGACGGCGCTTGCCCTCCCTCTTTTCGACAGGCGGGGGCGCCGGATCATCCTCAATCCCTCGGGCGAGCGCCTGCTGCGCGCCATCCAGTCGGGGTTCGACGAAATCGCCACCACGGCGCTTTCGCTCACCGCAGATGCATTCTCGGGCACGCTGTCGATCGCGGTGCCGGTCTCGCTTACCGTGGAATGGCTCGGGCCCAAGCTGGCCGAGTTTCTCAAGCGTTTTCCCAACCTGTCGCTTCGGTGCAGCTATACCGAACGGACGATGACGGTCCTGCCATCCGAGATCGACCTCGCCATCGTGTTCGCCGCCCACAGCTTTCCGGGGCACCGTGTCACACCCTTCATCCGCACCGAGATATTCCCCGTCTGCGCGCCCGACCTGGCGCGCGATGCGCTGCCGCTCGATCCCGCGATTCTTCGGCGGGCGACGATCATACACGAGGACGACGGCGCGCTCTGGTCGCGCTGGTTCGCAAGCCGTGGTCTCGAACAGGTCCGGCCCGCCCGTGACATCCATGCAGGGTCGTATCATGACGCCGTGGCCCTGGCGCGCGAGGGCGTGGGTTTCGCCCTGTCGGACTGGTTCCTGGGCGGGCGCGCGCTCGGCTCCGGCGGTCTGGTTCAGGCCTTCGGGCCGGACGTGATGGATTACCACGGATATTACATCATCACCCGTGGCGCCCAGGAACCCGACAGCGCGGCGAGCGCGCTTGCAGCCTGGCTCACGCGGGCCGCGGCGCAGGAAACGCTCGCGACAAAAGGCTAG